AGTACTCTGAAATTCATTTAACGTGTTAAATCAAGTCAGGTTGTCAACTCTGTTACAGCAACTTCACAACAGCAATGTCTGGAATGGATCATGGAAAATACTCGGCATTCAAGTGTGACCACAAGAGTGGATCAAAATCTCCAACTTCCACATTGGTTAACATTCATAAGTGATTACAGCTGGATCTTTATGGCACTgagacaaaatgaaaacatgtgATACAGCACATGACCATAAATGCTGTGAAATTGTGAGaaatacaagagaacattcataaatcaaatacattaatattccTTGTGTCGTTGATGCAGCATTGACAATGTCACTAGTGTTACAGGTGGAAAATGTACAGACCCACAGGAAGATCCTTGTAGAACGCTGACTAATACCATCATGTCCACTTGAAGCTAGTGAACTGCCTCCTTGTACAGAGGCATTGACATTTCTTATTAAAGACAAACCAACAATTTCTTTTGTACAGCCTGTGTAGCCAAAGCCAAAAATAGATTTGTCACGTTGCAATGCGTGACATATTCCTTCATTATGATAAACAtgggcactgtagtttattgAATCGATACCACAAACAGTGTCCTGCTGCTGTAAACGGTGCactaaatgtgtattcattCGCTGCAGAAATCATTTGCACTATTCTCCAGTTTGATTAACCAtagctaaaaaaaagaaatagtgcCCAGGTATGTTTCTtcacttaaaaataataaaaggtctAATTCTGTGACCGTAAGATGTATACATACCCTCAGTAGGCAGTGCTAGTTTTGGTCTTATGACTGAATTTCCTGGAAACCAAAATACAGAATAACTGCtgaatcatttaaaaaggtacacTCCCTTATGCAATGTTGCTCAGGAGCAACCGTAACAATAAAATCAAGGAGCCCATCTATAGTGCATTACACTTTCAGCTGGAGCTTTGTACAACTAATTTTTCAATCTCAAATATATCTGAATGATTGTGGTATAAACAGCAATGTGGTCTCTCGGCTCTTGAGTAACAGTAACTCTGTTCACGAGTCTATCAGCTGCGCCCTCGAAACATGCCACTGGTTTGACTAATACAATGTAATGTGGCTGATGACATGCtatcattcagtttatttaaccTCTGAAACAGGATGTAGAGTCTGCATCAGTTTCATCATTCATAAGTGTTAAGAGCTGATAAAAACTACTTCATTAAATGTGCAATTCCTAAATCGCAGCATCTTTAATCCTCAGCTCCATGTGTGGAACTGACATTTCAGAACGACTTCCTCTCCTCGTCACGAGTCTTTGGTGTGTGAGATCTGTCTCCACAGCAGAGCTTTCAAGTTGTTGAGAATAAGCGAGTGTTCCATGTTCATCTGTCCAGCATTTCCCTTCAGAGCCATGCAGGCGTACAACTGCCTCTCGagctcctctctcatccctgACGGCGCCCCGCGCAGGAGGTAGTCCTTCAGTGCACTGCATGCCTTTGCCAAGTTGGGCTGGACTGGCTCCTCCCTGCACCGTTTTTCTGACACGTCACATGACGTCTGGCAGTCGGCCCCGTACACGCAGTCGGCGTCAGTCTCACACTTGAGCACCCGCATGGTGCGTCTGAACTCGTCCTCGGGAACCACCGTCTGGGTGTTAGTCAGGCGGAGCTCATGGCGGTCGGTGTAACCAAAGTGCGCCGCGGCGAGGTCGCAGATCAGAAAGCTGCCGTAGGTACCGTGGAAGATgtcctccaccagctccaggAGGCCCATGGAGATCTTTGCTTTGCGAGGCCACGAGGGGGTGAACCACTGGTCCATAGTGCGCTGCACGCTGCTGGGCACCCAGGATACCAGCGGCCAGGGGAGAGACAACCCATACAGGGGTCCGTAAGGGACTCGCTCCGTCATGTACAGGTCTCCGCAGTAGCCGAGCAGACGAGGGGTGT
This Cyclopterus lumpus isolate fCycLum1 chromosome 17, fCycLum1.pri, whole genome shotgun sequence DNA region includes the following protein-coding sequences:
- the dipk1aa gene encoding divergent protein kinase domain 1A isoform X2; translation: MKELTKEEENTGLHLLSERARISFVRVKYLFLTWLTVLVGSWVLYVQYSTYTELCRGHECKNAICDKYRKGIIDGSACSSLCDKDTLYMSRCLSTLPNNQVYTGSWGDRDGIIRCKLGEVVHYELGEEPEPRREAPVFDKPTRGTSVEKFREMVFNHLKSKLGEQANLAGLVSQILSVADGNKDGRVSLPEARSTWALLQMDEVLLGLLLQDRGHTPRLLGYCGDLYMTERVPYGPLYGLSLPWPLVSWVPSSVQRTMDQWFTPSWPRKAKISMGLLELVEDIFHGTYGSFLICDLAAAHFGYTDRHELRLTNTQTVVPEDEFRRTMRVLKCETDADCVYGADCQTSCDVSEKRCREEPVQPNLAKACSALKDYLLRGAPSGMREELERQLYACMALKGNAGQMNMEHSLILNNLKALLWRQISHTKDS
- the dipk1aa gene encoding divergent protein kinase domain 1A isoform X3; protein product: MAKSLFQRAWVKKSFYFQARISFVRVKYLFLTWLTVLVGSWVLYVQYSTYTELCRGHECKNAICDKYRKGIIDGSACSSLCDKDTLYMSRCLSTLPNNQVYTGSWGDRDGIIRCKLGEVVHYELGEEPEPRREAPVFDKPTRGTSVEKFREMVFNHLKSKLGEQANLAGLVSQILSVADGNKDGRVSLPEARSTWALLQMDEVLLGLLLQDRGHTPRLLGYCGDLYMTERVPYGPLYGLSLPWPLVSWVPSSVQRTMDQWFTPSWPRKAKISMGLLELVEDIFHGTYGSFLICDLAAAHFGYTDRHELRLTNTQTVVPEDEFRRTMRVLKCETDADCVYGADCQTSCDVSEKRCREEPVQPNLAKACSALKDYLLRGAPSGMREELERQLYACMALKGNAGQMNMEHSLILNNLKALLWRQISHTKDS
- the dipk1aa gene encoding divergent protein kinase domain 1A isoform X4; this translates as MRQRECKARISFVRVKYLFLTWLTVLVGSWVLYVQYSTYTELCRGHECKNAICDKYRKGIIDGSACSSLCDKDTLYMSRCLSTLPNNQVYTGSWGDRDGIIRCKLGEVVHYELGEEPEPRREAPVFDKPTRGTSVEKFREMVFNHLKSKLGEQANLAGLVSQILSVADGNKDGRVSLPEARSTWALLQMDEVLLGLLLQDRGHTPRLLGYCGDLYMTERVPYGPLYGLSLPWPLVSWVPSSVQRTMDQWFTPSWPRKAKISMGLLELVEDIFHGTYGSFLICDLAAAHFGYTDRHELRLTNTQTVVPEDEFRRTMRVLKCETDADCVYGADCQTSCDVSEKRCREEPVQPNLAKACSALKDYLLRGAPSGMREELERQLYACMALKGNAGQMNMEHSLILNNLKALLWRQISHTKDS